In Homo sapiens chromosome 19 genomic scaffold, GRCh38.p14 alternate locus group ALT_REF_LOCI_3 HSCHR19LRC_LRC_I_CTG3_1, one genomic interval encodes:
- the NCR1 gene encoding natural cytotoxicity triggering receptor 1 isoform d precursor (isoform d precursor is encoded by transcript variant 4) yields the protein MSSTLPALLCVGLCLSQRISAQQQMYDTPTLSVHPGPEVISGEKVTFYCRLDTATSMFLLLKEGRSSHVQRGYGKVQAEFPLGPVTTAHRGTYRCFGSYNNHAWSFPSEPVKLLVTGDIENTSLAPEDPTFPADTWGTYLLTTETGLQKDHALWDHTAQNLLRMGLAFLVLVALVWFLVEDWLSRKRTRERASRASTWEGRRRLNTQTL from the exons ATGTCTTCCACactccctgccctgctctgcgTCG GGCTGTGTCTGAGTCAGAGGATCAGCGCCCAGCAGC AAATGTATGACACACCCACCCTCTCGGTTCATCCTGGACCCGAAGTGATCTCGGGAGAGAAGGTGACCTTCTACTGCCGTCTAGACACTGCAACAAGCATGTTCTTACTGCTCAAGGAGGGAAGATCCAGCCACGTACAGCGCGGATACGGGAAGGTCCAGGCGGAGTTCCCCCTGGGCCCTGTGACCACAGCCCACCGAGGGACATACCGATGTTTTGGCTCCTATAACAACCATGCCTGGTCTTTCCCCAGTGAGCCAGTGAAGCTCCTGGTCACAG GCGACATTGAGAACACCAGCCTTGCACCTGAAGACCCCACCTTTCCTG CAGACACTTGGGGCACCTACCTTTTAACCACAGAGACGGGACTCCAGAAAG ACCATGCCCTCTGGGATCACACTGCCCAGAATCTCCTTCGGATGGGCCTGGCCTTTCTAGTCCTGGTGGCTCTAGTGTGGTTCCTGGTTGAAGACTGGCTCAGCAGGAAGAGGACTAGAGAGCGAGCCAGCAGAGCTTCCACTTGGGAAGGCAGGAGAAGGCTGAACACACAGACTCTTTGA
- the NCR1 gene encoding natural cytotoxicity triggering receptor 1 isoform X1 yields the protein MSSTLPALLCVGLCLSQRISAQQQTLPKPFIWAEPHFMVPKEKQVTICCQGNYGAVEYQLHFEGSLFAVDRPKPPERINKVKFYIPDMNSRMAGQYSCIYRVGELWSEPSNLLDLVVTEMYDTPTLSVHPGPEVISGEKVTFYCRLDTATSMFLLLKEGRSSHVQRGYGKVQAEFPLGPVTTAHRGTYRCFGSYNNHAWSFPSEPVKLLVTGDIENTSLAPEDPTFPANSTRELHVHVEP from the exons ATGTCTTCCACactccctgccctgctctgcgTCG GGCTGTGTCTGAGTCAGAGGATCAGCGCCCAGCAGC AGACTCTCCCAAAACCGTTCATCTGGGCCGAGCCCCATTTCATGGTTCCAAAGGAAAAGCAAGTGACCATCTGTTGCCAGGGAAATTATGGGGCTGTTGAATACCAGCTGCACTTTGAAGGAAGCCTTTTTGCCGTGGACAGACCAAAACCCCCTGAGCGGATTAACAAAGTCAAATTCTACATCCCGGACATGAACTCCCGCATGGCAGGGCAATACAGCTGCATCTATCGGGTTGGGGAGCTCTGGTCAGAGCCCAGCAACTTGCTGGATCTGGTGGTAACAG AAATGTATGACACACCCACCCTCTCGGTTCATCCTGGACCCGAAGTGATCTCGGGAGAGAAGGTGACCTTCTACTGCCGTCTAGACACTGCAACAAGCATGTTCTTACTGCTCAAGGAGGGAAGATCCAGCCACGTACAGCGCGGATACGGGAAGGTCCAGGCGGAGTTCCCCCTGGGCCCTGTGACCACAGCCCACCGAGGGACATACCGATGTTTTGGCTCCTATAACAACCATGCCTGGTCTTTCCCCAGTGAGCCAGTGAAGCTCCTGGTCACAG GCGACATTGAGAACACCAGCCTTGCACCTGAAGACCCCACCTTTCCTG
- the NCR1 gene encoding natural cytotoxicity triggering receptor 1 isoform a precursor (isoform a precursor is encoded by transcript variant 1; The RefSeq protein has 1 substitution compared to this genomic sequence): MSSTLPALLCVGLCLSQRISAQQQTLPKPFIWAEPHFMVPKEKQVTICCQGNYGAVEYQLHFEGSLFAVDRPKPPERINKVQFYIPDMNSRMAGQYSCIYRVGELWSEPSNLLDLVVTEMYDTPTLSVHPGPEVISGEKVTFYCRLDTATSMFLLLKEGRSSHVQRGYGKVQAEFPLGPVTTAHRGTYRCFGSYNNHAWSFPSEPVKLLVTGDIENTSLAPEDPTFPADTWGTYLLTTETGLQKDHALWDHTAQNLLRMGLAFLVLVALVWFLVEDWLSRKRTRERASRASTWEGRRRLNTQTL, from the exons ATGTCTTCCACactccctgccctgctctgcgTCG GGCTGTGTCTGAGTCAGAGGATCAGCGCCCAGCAGC AGACTCTCCCAAAACCGTTCATCTGGGCCGAGCCCCATTTCATGGTTCCAAAGGAAAAGCAAGTGACCATCTGTTGCCAGGGAAATTATGGGGCTGTTGAATACCAGCTGCACTTTGAAGGAAGCCTTTTTGCCGTGGACAGACCAAAACCCCCTGAGCGGATTAACAAAGTCAAATTCTACATCCCGGACATGAACTCCCGCATGGCAGGGCAATACAGCTGCATCTATCGGGTTGGGGAGCTCTGGTCAGAGCCCAGCAACTTGCTGGATCTGGTGGTAACAG AAATGTATGACACACCCACCCTCTCGGTTCATCCTGGACCCGAAGTGATCTCGGGAGAGAAGGTGACCTTCTACTGCCGTCTAGACACTGCAACAAGCATGTTCTTACTGCTCAAGGAGGGAAGATCCAGCCACGTACAGCGCGGATACGGGAAGGTCCAGGCGGAGTTCCCCCTGGGCCCTGTGACCACAGCCCACCGAGGGACATACCGATGTTTTGGCTCCTATAACAACCATGCCTGGTCTTTCCCCAGTGAGCCAGTGAAGCTCCTGGTCACAG GCGACATTGAGAACACCAGCCTTGCACCTGAAGACCCCACCTTTCCTG CAGACACTTGGGGCACCTACCTTTTAACCACAGAGACGGGACTCCAGAAAG ACCATGCCCTCTGGGATCACACTGCCCAGAATCTCCTTCGGATGGGCCTGGCCTTTCTAGTCCTGGTGGCTCTAGTGTGGTTCCTGGTTGAAGACTGGCTCAGCAGGAAGAGGACTAGAGAGCGAGCCAGCAGAGCTTCCACTTGGGAAGGCAGGAGAAGGCTGAACACACAGACTCTTTGA
- the NCR1 gene encoding natural cytotoxicity triggering receptor 1 isoform b precursor (isoform b precursor is encoded by transcript variant 2; The RefSeq protein has 1 substitution compared to this genomic sequence), protein MSSTLPALLCVGLCLSQRISAQQQTLPKPFIWAEPHFMVPKEKQVTICCQGNYGAVEYQLHFEGSLFAVDRPKPPERINKVQFYIPDMNSRMAGQYSCIYRVGELWSEPSNLLDLVVTEMYDTPTLSVHPGPEVISGEKVTFYCRLDTATSMFLLLKEGRSSHVQRGYGKVQAEFPLGPVTTAHRGTYRCFGSYNNHAWSFPSEPVKLLVTGDIENTSLAPEDPTFPDTWGTYLLTTETGLQKDHALWDHTAQNLLRMGLAFLVLVALVWFLVEDWLSRKRTRERASRASTWEGRRRLNTQTL, encoded by the exons ATGTCTTCCACactccctgccctgctctgcgTCG GGCTGTGTCTGAGTCAGAGGATCAGCGCCCAGCAGC AGACTCTCCCAAAACCGTTCATCTGGGCCGAGCCCCATTTCATGGTTCCAAAGGAAAAGCAAGTGACCATCTGTTGCCAGGGAAATTATGGGGCTGTTGAATACCAGCTGCACTTTGAAGGAAGCCTTTTTGCCGTGGACAGACCAAAACCCCCTGAGCGGATTAACAAAGTCAAATTCTACATCCCGGACATGAACTCCCGCATGGCAGGGCAATACAGCTGCATCTATCGGGTTGGGGAGCTCTGGTCAGAGCCCAGCAACTTGCTGGATCTGGTGGTAACAG AAATGTATGACACACCCACCCTCTCGGTTCATCCTGGACCCGAAGTGATCTCGGGAGAGAAGGTGACCTTCTACTGCCGTCTAGACACTGCAACAAGCATGTTCTTACTGCTCAAGGAGGGAAGATCCAGCCACGTACAGCGCGGATACGGGAAGGTCCAGGCGGAGTTCCCCCTGGGCCCTGTGACCACAGCCCACCGAGGGACATACCGATGTTTTGGCTCCTATAACAACCATGCCTGGTCTTTCCCCAGTGAGCCAGTGAAGCTCCTGGTCACAG GCGACATTGAGAACACCAGCCTTGCACCTGAAGACCCCACCTTTCCTG ACACTTGGGGCACCTACCTTTTAACCACAGAGACGGGACTCCAGAAAG ACCATGCCCTCTGGGATCACACTGCCCAGAATCTCCTTCGGATGGGCCTGGCCTTTCTAGTCCTGGTGGCTCTAGTGTGGTTCCTGGTTGAAGACTGGCTCAGCAGGAAGAGGACTAGAGAGCGAGCCAGCAGAGCTTCCACTTGGGAAGGCAGGAGAAGGCTGAACACACAGACTCTTTGA
- the NCR1 gene encoding natural cytotoxicity triggering receptor 1 isoform c precursor (isoform c precursor is encoded by transcript variant 3; The RefSeq protein has 1 substitution compared to this genomic sequence): MSSTLPALLCVGLCLSQRISAQQQTLPKPFIWAEPHFMVPKEKQVTICCQGNYGAVEYQLHFEGSLFAVDRPKPPERINKVQFYIPDMNSRMAGQYSCIYRVGELWSEPSNLLDLVVTEMYDTPTLSVHPGPEVISGEKVTFYCRLDTATSMFLLLKEGRSSHVQRGYGKVQAEFPLGPVTTAHRGTYRCFGSYNNHAWSFPSEPVKLLVTGDIENTSLAPEDPTFPDHALWDHTAQNLLRMGLAFLVLVALVWFLVEDWLSRKRTRERASRASTWEGRRRLNTQTL, encoded by the exons ATGTCTTCCACactccctgccctgctctgcgTCG GGCTGTGTCTGAGTCAGAGGATCAGCGCCCAGCAGC AGACTCTCCCAAAACCGTTCATCTGGGCCGAGCCCCATTTCATGGTTCCAAAGGAAAAGCAAGTGACCATCTGTTGCCAGGGAAATTATGGGGCTGTTGAATACCAGCTGCACTTTGAAGGAAGCCTTTTTGCCGTGGACAGACCAAAACCCCCTGAGCGGATTAACAAAGTCAAATTCTACATCCCGGACATGAACTCCCGCATGGCAGGGCAATACAGCTGCATCTATCGGGTTGGGGAGCTCTGGTCAGAGCCCAGCAACTTGCTGGATCTGGTGGTAACAG AAATGTATGACACACCCACCCTCTCGGTTCATCCTGGACCCGAAGTGATCTCGGGAGAGAAGGTGACCTTCTACTGCCGTCTAGACACTGCAACAAGCATGTTCTTACTGCTCAAGGAGGGAAGATCCAGCCACGTACAGCGCGGATACGGGAAGGTCCAGGCGGAGTTCCCCCTGGGCCCTGTGACCACAGCCCACCGAGGGACATACCGATGTTTTGGCTCCTATAACAACCATGCCTGGTCTTTCCCCAGTGAGCCAGTGAAGCTCCTGGTCACAG GCGACATTGAGAACACCAGCCTTGCACCTGAAGACCCCACCTTTCCTG ACCATGCCCTCTGGGATCACACTGCCCAGAATCTCCTTCGGATGGGCCTGGCCTTTCTAGTCCTGGTGGCTCTAGTGTGGTTCCTGGTTGAAGACTGGCTCAGCAGGAAGAGGACTAGAGAGCGAGCCAGCAGAGCTTCCACTTGGGAAGGCAGGAGAAGGCTGAACACACAGACTCTTTGA
- the NCR1 gene encoding natural cytotoxicity triggering receptor 1 isoform X2 — protein sequence MSSTLPALLCVGLCLSQRISAQQQTLPKPFIWAEPHFMVPKEKQVTICCQGNYGAVEYQLHFEGSLFAVDRPKPPERINKVKFYIPDMNSRMAGQYSCIYRVGELWSEPSNLLDLVVTEMYDTPTLSVHPGPEVISGEKVTFYCRLDTATSMFLLLKEGRSSHVQRGYGKVQAEFPLGPVTTAHRGTYRCFGSYNNHAWSFPSEPVKLLVTGDIENTSLAPEDPTFPET from the exons ATGTCTTCCACactccctgccctgctctgcgTCG GGCTGTGTCTGAGTCAGAGGATCAGCGCCCAGCAGC AGACTCTCCCAAAACCGTTCATCTGGGCCGAGCCCCATTTCATGGTTCCAAAGGAAAAGCAAGTGACCATCTGTTGCCAGGGAAATTATGGGGCTGTTGAATACCAGCTGCACTTTGAAGGAAGCCTTTTTGCCGTGGACAGACCAAAACCCCCTGAGCGGATTAACAAAGTCAAATTCTACATCCCGGACATGAACTCCCGCATGGCAGGGCAATACAGCTGCATCTATCGGGTTGGGGAGCTCTGGTCAGAGCCCAGCAACTTGCTGGATCTGGTGGTAACAG AAATGTATGACACACCCACCCTCTCGGTTCATCCTGGACCCGAAGTGATCTCGGGAGAGAAGGTGACCTTCTACTGCCGTCTAGACACTGCAACAAGCATGTTCTTACTGCTCAAGGAGGGAAGATCCAGCCACGTACAGCGCGGATACGGGAAGGTCCAGGCGGAGTTCCCCCTGGGCCCTGTGACCACAGCCCACCGAGGGACATACCGATGTTTTGGCTCCTATAACAACCATGCCTGGTCTTTCCCCAGTGAGCCAGTGAAGCTCCTGGTCACAG GCGACATTGAGAACACCAGCCTTGCACCTGAAGACCCCACCTTTCCTG
- the NCR1 gene encoding natural cytotoxicity triggering receptor 1 isoform e precursor (isoform e precursor is encoded by transcript variant 5): MSSTLPALLCVGLCLSQRISAQQQMYDTPTLSVHPGPEVISGEKVTFYCRLDTATSMFLLLKEGRSSHVQRGYGKVQAEFPLGPVTTAHRGTYRCFGSYNNHAWSFPSEPVKLLVTGDIENTSLAPEDPTFPDHALWDHTAQNLLRMGLAFLVLVALVWFLVEDWLSRKRTRERASRASTWEGRRRLNTQTL; encoded by the exons ATGTCTTCCACactccctgccctgctctgcgTCG GGCTGTGTCTGAGTCAGAGGATCAGCGCCCAGCAGC AAATGTATGACACACCCACCCTCTCGGTTCATCCTGGACCCGAAGTGATCTCGGGAGAGAAGGTGACCTTCTACTGCCGTCTAGACACTGCAACAAGCATGTTCTTACTGCTCAAGGAGGGAAGATCCAGCCACGTACAGCGCGGATACGGGAAGGTCCAGGCGGAGTTCCCCCTGGGCCCTGTGACCACAGCCCACCGAGGGACATACCGATGTTTTGGCTCCTATAACAACCATGCCTGGTCTTTCCCCAGTGAGCCAGTGAAGCTCCTGGTCACAG GCGACATTGAGAACACCAGCCTTGCACCTGAAGACCCCACCTTTCCTG ACCATGCCCTCTGGGATCACACTGCCCAGAATCTCCTTCGGATGGGCCTGGCCTTTCTAGTCCTGGTGGCTCTAGTGTGGTTCCTGGTTGAAGACTGGCTCAGCAGGAAGAGGACTAGAGAGCGAGCCAGCAGAGCTTCCACTTGGGAAGGCAGGAGAAGGCTGAACACACAGACTCTTTGA
- the NCR1 gene encoding natural cytotoxicity triggering receptor 1 isoform X3, producing the protein MYDTPTLSVHPGPEVISGEKVTFYCRLDTATSMFLLLKEGRSSHVQRGYGKVQAEFPLGPVTTAHRGTYRCFGSYNNHAWSFPSEPVKLLVTGDIENTSLAPEDPTFPADTWGTYLLTTETGLQKDHALWDHTAQNLLRMGLAFLVLVALVWFLVEDWLSRKRTRERASRASTWEGRRRLNTQTL; encoded by the exons ATGTATGACACACCCACCCTCTCGGTTCATCCTGGACCCGAAGTGATCTCGGGAGAGAAGGTGACCTTCTACTGCCGTCTAGACACTGCAACAAGCATGTTCTTACTGCTCAAGGAGGGAAGATCCAGCCACGTACAGCGCGGATACGGGAAGGTCCAGGCGGAGTTCCCCCTGGGCCCTGTGACCACAGCCCACCGAGGGACATACCGATGTTTTGGCTCCTATAACAACCATGCCTGGTCTTTCCCCAGTGAGCCAGTGAAGCTCCTGGTCACAG GCGACATTGAGAACACCAGCCTTGCACCTGAAGACCCCACCTTTCCTG CAGACACTTGGGGCACCTACCTTTTAACCACAGAGACGGGACTCCAGAAAG ACCATGCCCTCTGGGATCACACTGCCCAGAATCTCCTTCGGATGGGCCTGGCCTTTCTAGTCCTGGTGGCTCTAGTGTGGTTCCTGGTTGAAGACTGGCTCAGCAGGAAGAGGACTAGAGAGCGAGCCAGCAGAGCTTCCACTTGGGAAGGCAGGAGAAGGCTGAACACACAGACTCTTTGA